One Flagellimonas sp. CMM7 genomic region harbors:
- a CDS encoding aldehyde dehydrogenase (NADP(+)), protein MKTSGENILGYNLSSIGKAVFFAKNPATGNQLETPYHEATLEEINQAITLAENAFTLYREKTGEEKALFLETIAKELLQIEEELVGLCAQETGLPDGRLKGELGRTTGQLKLFATVLRDGSWVDARVDEADPNRTPFPKPDIRQMQIALGPVGVFGASNFPLAFSVAGGDTASALAAGCTVVVKAHPAHPGTSELVGTAIVSAAKRCNMPDGVFSLVQGPSIAVGQAIVRNPLIKAIGFTGSFRGGKALFDEAAKREEPIPVYAEMGSVNPVFVLPGILKENHQTLAEGLSNSVQLGAGQFCTNPGITVLPKLEESSLFEDTLKNSIATSTSTTMLTEAIQGAYSHGLEKLKTKKEVASIATGNKAEGQAQGVAEVLSVSASNFLADKELEEEVFGPSTLLVQTTNKNEIMEIAKSLNGHLTATVHGTQEDLQEYAGLLKILERKVGRVLINGFPTGVEVCHSMVHGGPFPATTDARMTSVGTAAITRFTRPICYQNFPESLLPDELKTENPLSILRMENGKHVLP, encoded by the coding sequence ATGAAGACAAGTGGGGAAAATATTTTAGGATACAATCTTTCATCCATTGGGAAAGCTGTTTTTTTTGCAAAAAACCCAGCAACAGGAAATCAACTCGAAACTCCTTACCATGAAGCTACTCTTGAAGAGATAAATCAAGCAATAACGCTTGCTGAAAATGCTTTTACCCTATACCGAGAGAAGACTGGAGAAGAAAAAGCTTTGTTTTTGGAAACAATAGCTAAAGAATTACTTCAAATAGAAGAAGAACTAGTTGGCCTATGCGCTCAGGAAACTGGATTACCTGATGGTAGGTTAAAAGGGGAATTGGGTAGAACTACAGGTCAATTGAAATTGTTTGCGACCGTTTTACGAGATGGTTCATGGGTGGATGCAAGAGTTGATGAAGCCGACCCCAACAGAACTCCCTTTCCCAAACCAGATATTAGACAAATGCAAATAGCCTTAGGCCCTGTTGGAGTTTTTGGAGCAAGCAACTTCCCATTGGCTTTTTCAGTAGCTGGTGGGGACACGGCATCGGCTTTAGCGGCAGGTTGTACCGTTGTTGTAAAAGCACATCCAGCGCATCCCGGTACTTCAGAATTGGTTGGTACAGCCATTGTTTCAGCGGCTAAACGTTGTAATATGCCAGACGGAGTGTTTTCATTGGTTCAGGGGCCATCTATTGCTGTTGGACAAGCGATTGTTCGAAACCCTTTAATAAAAGCTATCGGTTTTACAGGTTCATTTAGGGGAGGTAAGGCCTTGTTTGATGAAGCTGCAAAGCGGGAGGAACCCATACCAGTTTATGCTGAAATGGGAAGTGTAAATCCTGTTTTTGTTCTTCCGGGTATTTTAAAGGAAAATCATCAAACTTTGGCAGAAGGTTTGTCAAACTCCGTTCAGCTGGGTGCTGGACAGTTTTGTACCAACCCTGGAATCACCGTCTTGCCTAAATTAGAGGAGAGCAGTCTTTTTGAGGACACACTAAAGAATAGCATTGCAACGTCAACGTCTACTACCATGCTCACGGAAGCAATTCAAGGCGCTTATTCCCATGGTCTTGAAAAGTTAAAGACAAAGAAAGAAGTAGCATCCATTGCAACAGGAAACAAGGCGGAAGGTCAGGCTCAAGGAGTTGCTGAGGTGCTGTCCGTATCCGCAAGTAATTTTTTAGCTGACAAAGAGCTAGAAGAAGAGGTTTTTGGACCATCAACACTTTTGGTTCAAACAACGAATAAAAATGAAATCATGGAGATAGCTAAAAGCCTCAATGGTCACCTTACGGCCACTGTCCACGGAACTCAAGAAGACCTGCAGGAATATGCAGGTCTATTGAAAATATTGGAGCGTAAAGTGGGTAGAGTCCTCATTAATGGCTTCCCAACCGGAGTGGAAGTATGTCACTCCATGGTACATGGAGGTCCATTTCCGGCTACTACCGATGCAAGGATGACTTCTGTGGGAACTGCTGCAATAACAAGATTTACAAGACCAATATGCTATCAAAACTTTCCGGAATCACTGCTCCCTGATGAATTGAAAACTGAAAACCCTTTGAGTATTTTAAGAATGGAAAATGGAAAACATGTGCTTCCGTAA
- a CDS encoding Nramp family divalent metal transporter, translating to MEVKKSLSKKILGLILGFGPGIFAIGYTIGTGSVTSMIVAGSTYGMQLLWVLLLSCFFSGVLMYAYGNYALTSGETALYSFKRHIKGGKLIAILIIIGISFGQWNSLMGILGISANIIFEILAIYLPNLRASEYEIVLLIAIVVIAIMYGLLLIGKYTFFEKILVIFVSIMGLSFLISLFMVYPLPIEVVKGLIPSIPDVKGGKMLVAAFVGTTMAAATFLSRPLFVKGKGWNMTNGGQQKKDAILAAILVFVISASIMAVASGALFHQGKPVTHVLDMVSTLEPVAGKFALTLFFFGTLSAGLSSIFPCLLIAPILLADYQSGKLDTNSKQFRIITAIACLFALIVPIFGANPIEMQIVSQVFNVFVLPLVIIGILLLINNKKIMKEHHTSKWVNMILILSLMFACLISYNGISALLNYF from the coding sequence ATGGAGGTGAAAAAATCACTATCAAAGAAAATACTTGGTCTGATACTAGGTTTTGGGCCAGGCATTTTCGCTATTGGCTATACAATAGGCACAGGAAGTGTAACGTCCATGATTGTTGCGGGAAGTACTTATGGCATGCAACTGTTATGGGTGTTATTACTTAGCTGTTTTTTTTCTGGAGTATTGATGTATGCATATGGTAATTATGCCCTGACCTCTGGAGAAACAGCGTTGTATAGTTTTAAAAGACACATCAAAGGGGGAAAACTTATCGCAATTCTAATAATAATTGGAATATCCTTTGGACAGTGGAATTCTCTTATGGGGATACTCGGTATTTCAGCCAATATTATTTTTGAAATCCTTGCAATATATCTTCCAAACCTTCGAGCATCAGAATATGAGATTGTACTGTTGATTGCTATTGTTGTAATAGCGATAATGTATGGTTTGCTGTTGATAGGAAAGTATACTTTCTTTGAAAAGATATTAGTGATTTTTGTTTCCATTATGGGATTATCCTTTCTAATCTCGCTTTTTATGGTATATCCATTGCCAATAGAAGTCGTTAAAGGATTGATTCCATCAATTCCCGATGTAAAAGGAGGTAAAATGCTTGTTGCTGCCTTTGTTGGGACTACCATGGCTGCAGCTACGTTCTTGTCAAGACCACTCTTCGTGAAAGGAAAAGGTTGGAACATGACTAATGGAGGACAACAGAAAAAAGATGCGATTTTAGCAGCTATTTTGGTTTTTGTTATAAGTGCGTCTATCATGGCAGTGGCAAGTGGGGCGTTGTTCCATCAAGGAAAACCTGTAACCCACGTATTGGATATGGTTTCAACATTGGAACCTGTAGCGGGTAAATTTGCGTTGACCTTATTTTTCTTTGGAACGCTTAGTGCCGGACTTTCTTCCATTTTTCCATGTTTATTGATTGCGCCTATATTGTTGGCAGATTATCAATCTGGAAAATTAGATACCAATTCCAAACAATTTAGGATAATTACGGCCATTGCTTGTCTGTTTGCTCTAATTGTACCCATCTTTGGCGCCAATCCCATTGAGATGCAAATCGTATCTCAGGTGTTTAATGTGTTTGTCTTACCTCTTGTGATTATTGGAATTCTTCTTCTTATCAATAACAAAAAAATAATGAAGGAACATCATACCAGCAAATGGGTAAACATGATTTTGATACTTTCTTTGATGTTCGCCTGTCTTATCTCCTACAACGGTATATCAGCATTATTAAATTACTTTTAG
- a CDS encoding bifunctional 4-hydroxy-2-oxoglutarate aldolase/2-dehydro-3-deoxy-phosphogluconate aldolase has product MAQYSRIEVVQVMQETGMVPLFYHADVELGKKVLKACYDGGARLMEFTARGDFAFEVFSELNKFAIKELPGMIMGVGSITDAAAASMYMQMGANFIVTPSLREDIAMVCNRRKVLWSPGCGSLTEINRAEELGCEIVKLFPGSTYGPGFVKAIKGPQPWTSVMPTGGVSTEESNLKAWFDAGVTCVGMGSKLISKEILAKNDFNGLEQLVKSTLTTIQKLRA; this is encoded by the coding sequence ATGGCACAATATTCAAGAATAGAAGTAGTACAGGTAATGCAAGAAACGGGCATGGTCCCTTTGTTTTATCATGCAGATGTAGAATTAGGCAAGAAGGTTTTGAAAGCCTGCTATGATGGTGGGGCCAGATTGATGGAATTTACTGCAAGAGGGGATTTCGCCTTTGAGGTGTTCTCGGAGCTTAACAAGTTTGCGATAAAAGAACTCCCGGGAATGATCATGGGGGTGGGCTCGATTACGGATGCGGCCGCCGCTTCAATGTACATGCAGATGGGAGCGAACTTTATAGTCACCCCTTCGCTAAGAGAAGATATTGCTATGGTGTGCAATAGAAGAAAAGTACTATGGTCTCCAGGTTGTGGCTCGTTGACGGAGATCAATAGGGCAGAAGAGTTGGGCTGTGAAATTGTTAAACTGTTCCCCGGTTCTACCTATGGCCCCGGTTTTGTAAAAGCAATAAAAGGGCCACAGCCATGGACAAGCGTTATGCCCACTGGAGGAGTAAGTACGGAAGAGAGTAATCTAAAAGCATGGTTTGATGCTGGTGTAACTTGTGTTGGAATGGGTTCCAAACTGATATCAAAAGAGATATTGGCGAAAAACGATTTTAATGGTCTTGAACAGTTGGTTAAAAGTACTTTGACAACAATACAAAAGTTAAGAGCTTAA
- a CDS encoding sugar kinase: MKKVVTFGEIMLRLAPPGFLRFSQANSFDVVYGGGESNVAVSLANYGVPVDFVTRLPKNDIGACALMEMRKRGVGTDKIVYGGDRLGIYFLETGAVSRGSKVVYDRAHSAIAEIEKGMIDWDSVFEGVEWFHWTGITPAISQGAADACLEAVQAASELGVTISTDLNYRAKLWNYGGDREAIMTELTSYCDIVLGNEEDAEKHFGIKPEGLDITTQGEHVKAEAFLSVCTQMMEKFPRAKKVITTLRGSISASHNTWAGVLYDGETMFKSPEYQITHIVDRVGGGDSFMGGLIYGLLKYPEDDQNALNFAVAASCLKHTIKGDANLATVAEVEKLMSGDASGRVAR, encoded by the coding sequence ATGAAGAAAGTAGTGACCTTCGGAGAGATAATGCTGCGTTTAGCACCTCCTGGATTTTTAAGGTTTTCACAAGCCAATAGTTTTGATGTTGTCTATGGTGGAGGCGAGTCCAATGTGGCGGTATCGCTGGCCAATTATGGTGTTCCGGTTGACTTTGTTACCCGTTTGCCAAAAAACGACATTGGGGCATGTGCATTGATGGAAATGCGTAAGCGGGGAGTGGGCACAGATAAAATCGTCTACGGTGGCGATAGGCTTGGAATTTATTTCCTTGAGACCGGAGCCGTTTCGCGAGGTAGCAAAGTGGTCTATGATAGAGCGCATTCAGCAATCGCGGAGATTGAAAAAGGGATGATAGATTGGGACAGTGTCTTTGAAGGCGTTGAATGGTTCCATTGGACTGGGATCACGCCCGCAATCTCCCAGGGAGCTGCCGATGCTTGTTTGGAGGCAGTGCAAGCAGCCAGTGAGCTAGGTGTGACCATTTCCACGGATCTGAACTACCGGGCCAAATTATGGAACTATGGAGGAGACCGTGAAGCGATAATGACCGAACTTACTTCCTATTGTGATATCGTTCTGGGTAATGAGGAAGATGCAGAAAAGCATTTTGGCATAAAGCCAGAAGGATTGGACATCACAACTCAGGGAGAACATGTAAAGGCTGAAGCATTCCTTTCGGTTTGCACACAGATGATGGAAAAGTTCCCTAGGGCCAAAAAAGTAATAACTACCTTAAGAGGCTCCATATCAGCTTCGCACAATACATGGGCAGGAGTACTCTATGATGGAGAGACGATGTTCAAGTCCCCGGAATACCAGATCACACATATCGTGGACAGGGTAGGAGGGGGAGACTCGTTTATGGGCGGATTGATATATGGATTGTTGAAATACCCAGAGGACGATCAAAATGCTTTAAATTTTGCTGTAGCGGCCTCCTGTTTAAAACACACTATTAAAGGAGATGCTAATTTGGCAACAGTGGCGGAAGTAGAAAAGTTGATGAGTGGAGATGCCTCGGGAAGGGTAGCAAGATAG